The Anoplopoma fimbria isolate UVic2021 breed Golden Eagle Sablefish chromosome 5, Afim_UVic_2022, whole genome shotgun sequence genome contains a region encoding:
- the zdhhc6 gene encoding palmitoyltransferase ZDHHC6 isoform X1 has translation MNFLSTFVTFQNLHEVRRLCHWGPIIALSVIAICSTMAILDSIIWYWPLDTTGGSINFIMLLNWTVLILYNYFNAMFVGPGYIPLGWKPEAQQDTQYLQYCRVCQGYKAPRSHHCRKCNRCVMKMDHHCPWINNCCGHLNHAYFTSFLLLAPMGCSHAAIIFIMTMYTQLYERISFGWSTVKIDMSAVRQFQPLMPFSVPAFAATLFALGLALGTTIAVGMLFFIQMKVILRNKTSIESWIEEKAKDRIQHYQTGEEFTFPYDLGTRWLNFKQVFTWSGTPKGVGTEWPVHPKCHQHTLTIEQLKQKADKRVRSQVQYQAVEDYNGACCPLSKGLQTFFRTPCTEEPRIPLNKGDTILATRGTKWWMYGDKVLNEEHMRGGERVRGWFPRRCVEKCHYDTAASDSTSDKKAN, from the exons ATGAATTTCCTGTCAACTTTTGTGACATTTCAGAACCTCCATGAGGTTCGAAGATTGTGCCACTGGGGTCCAATCATAGCCCTGTCTGTCATTGCTATATGCTCCACCATGGCAATTCTGGACTCCATTATTTGGTACTGGCCGCTAGACACTACAGGAGGAAGCATCAACTTCATTATGCTCCTCAACTGGACTGTCCTCATCCTCTACAACTACTTCAATGCTATGTTTGTGGGACCTGGATACATTCCTCTTGGCTGGAAACCA GAGGCTCAACAGGATACCCAGTACCTACAGTACTGCAGAGTTTGCCAAGGGTACAAGGCCCCCAGGTCCCACCATTGTCGCAAGTGTAACAG GTGCGTGATGAAAATGGACCACCATTGCCCCTGGATCAACAACTGCTGCGGCCACCTGAACCACGCCTACTTcaccagcttcctgctgctggcTCCTATGGGCTGCTCGCACGCTGCCATCATCTTCATTATGACCATGTACACACAGCTATATGAGAGG ATATCATTTGGTTGGAGCACAGTGAAGATTGATATGAGCGCTGTGCGTCAATTCCAGCCCCTCATGCCGTTCAGTGTGCCCGCCTTTGCTGCCACACTCTTTGCCTTAGGCTTGGCACTGGGCACCACTATTGCCGTTGGCATGCTTTTCTTTATACAG ATGAAAGTCATCCTTCGAAATAAGACCTCGATCGAGTCCTGGATCGAGGAAAAG GCCAAAGACAGAATACAGCACTACCAAACAGGGGAGGAGTTCACCTTCCCTTACGACCTCGGCACCCGCTGGCTGAACTTCAAGCAAGTCTTCACTTGGTCAGGGACGCCCAAGGGTGTTGGCACTGAATGGCCAGTCCATCCCAAGTGTCACCAGCACACCTTAACT ATTGAGCAACTGAAGCAGAAAGCGGATAAACGAGTGAGAAGT CAGGTCCAGTACCAGGCAGTGGAGGACTATAACGGAGCGTGCTGCCCTCTGAGCAAAGGTCTCCAAACCTTTTTCAGAACCCCCTGCACAGAGGAGCCCAGGATCCCCCTCAACAAGGGGGACACCATCCTGGCCACTCGTGGCACCAA ATGGTGGATGTATGGAGACAAAGTTTTGAATGAGGAGCATATGAGAG gGGGAGAACGTGTAAGGGGATGGTTTCCGAGGCGATGTGTGGAGAAGTGCCATTATGACACAGCTGCCAGCGATAGCACCAGCGATAAGAAAGCAAACTAA
- the zdhhc6 gene encoding palmitoyltransferase ZDHHC6 isoform X2, producing the protein MNFLSTFVTFQNLHEVRRLCHWGPIIALSVIAICSTMAILDSIIWYWPLDTTGGSINFIMLLNWTVLILYNYFNAMFVGPGYIPLGWKPEAQQDTQYLQYCRVCQGYKAPRSHHCRKCNRCVMKMDHHCPWINNCCGHLNHAYFTSFLLLAPMGCSHAAIIFIMTMYTQLYERISFGWSTVKIDMSAVRQFQPLMPFSVPAFAATLFALGLALGTTIAVGMLFFIQMKVILRNKTSIESWIEEKAKDRIQHYQTGEEFTFPYDLGTRWLNFKQVFTWSGTPKGVGTEWPVHPKCHQHTLTIEQLKQKADKRVRSVQYQAVEDYNGACCPLSKGLQTFFRTPCTEEPRIPLNKGDTILATRGTKWWMYGDKVLNEEHMRGGERVRGWFPRRCVEKCHYDTAASDSTSDKKAN; encoded by the exons ATGAATTTCCTGTCAACTTTTGTGACATTTCAGAACCTCCATGAGGTTCGAAGATTGTGCCACTGGGGTCCAATCATAGCCCTGTCTGTCATTGCTATATGCTCCACCATGGCAATTCTGGACTCCATTATTTGGTACTGGCCGCTAGACACTACAGGAGGAAGCATCAACTTCATTATGCTCCTCAACTGGACTGTCCTCATCCTCTACAACTACTTCAATGCTATGTTTGTGGGACCTGGATACATTCCTCTTGGCTGGAAACCA GAGGCTCAACAGGATACCCAGTACCTACAGTACTGCAGAGTTTGCCAAGGGTACAAGGCCCCCAGGTCCCACCATTGTCGCAAGTGTAACAG GTGCGTGATGAAAATGGACCACCATTGCCCCTGGATCAACAACTGCTGCGGCCACCTGAACCACGCCTACTTcaccagcttcctgctgctggcTCCTATGGGCTGCTCGCACGCTGCCATCATCTTCATTATGACCATGTACACACAGCTATATGAGAGG ATATCATTTGGTTGGAGCACAGTGAAGATTGATATGAGCGCTGTGCGTCAATTCCAGCCCCTCATGCCGTTCAGTGTGCCCGCCTTTGCTGCCACACTCTTTGCCTTAGGCTTGGCACTGGGCACCACTATTGCCGTTGGCATGCTTTTCTTTATACAG ATGAAAGTCATCCTTCGAAATAAGACCTCGATCGAGTCCTGGATCGAGGAAAAG GCCAAAGACAGAATACAGCACTACCAAACAGGGGAGGAGTTCACCTTCCCTTACGACCTCGGCACCCGCTGGCTGAACTTCAAGCAAGTCTTCACTTGGTCAGGGACGCCCAAGGGTGTTGGCACTGAATGGCCAGTCCATCCCAAGTGTCACCAGCACACCTTAACT ATTGAGCAACTGAAGCAGAAAGCGGATAAACGAGTGAGAAGT GTCCAGTACCAGGCAGTGGAGGACTATAACGGAGCGTGCTGCCCTCTGAGCAAAGGTCTCCAAACCTTTTTCAGAACCCCCTGCACAGAGGAGCCCAGGATCCCCCTCAACAAGGGGGACACCATCCTGGCCACTCGTGGCACCAA ATGGTGGATGTATGGAGACAAAGTTTTGAATGAGGAGCATATGAGAG gGGGAGAACGTGTAAGGGGATGGTTTCCGAGGCGATGTGTGGAGAAGTGCCATTATGACACAGCTGCCAGCGATAGCACCAGCGATAAGAAAGCAAACTAA
- the coasy gene encoding bifunctional coenzyme A synthase, with the protein MSMFSTGILVLTSPLHTLPLRIAPVLSSAAQLVERTLYVHLHPGLNLGSGSQPRPVFIPPVVDLSTVISRLYSNAADVCGHLDVRVLLTNVRSQSAAGSGTAIPNCPFPTPQSLSHCPEVVLTDFPLQDPGQSHQVKQCLQRYTGHCYVCSPSLPSELLHPQMMRMQEMEEGLKEPEEQAEPLQSYSDVVVGGTFDRLHGAHRTLLNISCLLANRRFLIGVCDQAMLKNKMLKELVEPYSLRTQRLQEFLRDVKPSLQVEIVPLDDPYGVSVVDPLLQCIVVSEETRRGGEAVNKKRIENGLPPLILHEIQLLKDAHHTETEEEKISSSSLRSRLLGTLLTPPKNTSHLAPLPYVIGLTGGSGSGKSSIARQLEALGAVRIDCDKLGHEVYQPGTAAHHRVLEEFGSDLLNEDKTINRRALGRKVFGNQERLKALTDIVWPEIALLVKSRISQAREEGKQVCVLDAAVLQEAGWTDMVHEVWVTVIPEEEAVLRISERDGLTAEDALRRLRSQWSNSQQLAHANVVLSTLWEPEVTRKQVLKAWNLLQKRIQQRQEGHVLVTTSSQQ; encoded by the exons ATGTCCATGTTCAGCACGGGCATCCTTGTGCTGACGTCTCCTCTCCACACCCTCCCCTTACGCATCGCTCCAGTGCTCAGCTCAGCTGCTCAGCTCGTGGAGCGCACACTGTACGTCCACCTCCACCCCGGGCTGAACCTGGGAAGTGGGAGCCAGCCTCGACCTGTTTTCATTCCACCAGTAGTGGACCTGTCTACGGTCATTTCCCGCCTTTACAGCAACGCAGCTGACGTATGCGGGCACCTGGATGTCCGTGTTTTGCTGACCAATGTTCGTTCTCAGTCAGCTGCCGGCAGCGGGACTGCGATCCCAAACTGCCCCTTCCCTACACCACAATCTCTGTCTCACTGCCCGGAGGTGGTGCTGACAGACTTTCCTCTGCAGGACCCAGGTCAGTCCCATCAGGTTAAGCAGTGTCTGCAGAGGTACACAGGCCACTGCTACGTATGTAGCCCCAGCTTGCCCTCCGAGCTGCTTCACCCACAGATGATGAGGAtgcaggagatggaggaagggCTGAAAGAGCCTGAAGAGCAGGCAGAACCCTTGCAGTCCTACAGTGACGTGGTGGTAGGGGGGACATTCGACCGGCTCCATGGGGCCCACAGGACGCTGCTCAACATCTCGTGCCTGCTAGCCAACAGGAGGTTCCTTATTGGTGTGTGCGATCAAGCAATGCTGAAAA ATAAAATGCTAAAGGAGCTGGTTGAGCCCTACTCTCTGCGGACCCAGAGACTACAGGAGTTCCTGCGAGACGTCAAACCCTCGCTGCAGGTGGAGATCGTGCCCCTTGATGACCCCTATGGAGTTTCTGTGGTTGACCCCTTGCTGCAGTGCATTGTGGTCAGCGAGGAGACCAGAAGGGGAGGCGAGGCTGTCAACAAGAAACGCATTGAGAAC GgccttcctcctctcatcctccacGAGATCCAGTTGCTTAAAGATGCCCACCACActgagacagaggaggagaagatcagCTCCTCCAGTCTACGCTCTCGTCTGCTGGGCACCCTTCTTACCCCACCTAAA AACACATCCCATCTCGCTCCACTCCCGTACGTGATTGGCCTGACAGGAGGCAGCGGCAGTGGGAAGAGCTCCATCGCCAGGCAGCTGGAGGCTTTGGGTGCCGTCCGGATCGACTGCGACAAGCTGGGCCATGAGGTGTACCAGCCCGGCACTGCAGCCCATCACAGGGTGCTCGAAGAGTTCGGGTCAG ATCTTCTGAACGAAGATAAAACCATCAACAGACGTGCATTAGGAAGAAAGGTTTTTGGAAACCAG gaGCGGTTAAAAGCCCTAACAGACATTGTATGGCCTGAGATCGCACTTCTGGTGAAGAGCAGAATCAGCCAAGCCAGAGAGGAAG GTAAGCAGGTTTGCGTGTTGGATGCGGCCGTTCTTCAGGAGGCCGGCTGGACAGACATGGTCCACGAGGTCTGGGTAACAGTCATCCCTGAGGAGGAG GCGGTGTTACGGATATCGGAGCGAGACGGTTTGACCGCAGAAGATGCCCTGCGTCGGCTGCGGAGCCAGTGGTCCAACAGCCAGCAATTAGCGCACGCCAACGTAGTGCTCAGCACGCTGTGGGAGCCAGAGGTCACTCGGAAACAG gtacTGAAAGCGTGGAATCTCCTTCAGAAGAGAATACAACAGAGGCAAGAAGGACACGTGTTGGTCACTACATCATCTCAGCAGTGA
- the LOC129091284 gene encoding myosin light chain kinase, smooth muscle-like isoform X1, translating into MDKNGGKPKTYVSTFRLALKPQARRFCVEKQKEDGPDATKRTFMGKNTLGVSPATDSRLTPVQALETPHFKQPLTDCTVCVGSDASFQGVITGSRPLSISWLHNGKRVPSSNTSFQNGVASLTLTQCSHGDAGMYSCVAENNAGKQSSCAVLHITASKEILQTSNHELHSEVTFKAASPKNTQLPTASKERSQHREEGDKVSTANRETSPQPKVSSREGPPVEFVDPPEQVEVRVGKQARLQCKFRSSSVPVACCWIYNKNKVVVGGPRMSVRSSATQSNVEISQACPKDTGSYTVIVRNVKGSAQHTVSLSVVDRPDPPASHPVVSKLSTKSLVLSWTGPSYDGGTAVLGYKVEVRREGQNGPESWTEATSRCKNTTYHVRSGLEPLGEYRFRVRAYNSAGVSEPSQESECVKMATSREEKKEESESYVTVTIDTKHKAKDHYNVHEKLGVGKFGQVFRMSHKDTGQVVAGKFYRARTSKDRTAARKEMELMNSLHHPKLVQCLAAYETRSEMVMVMEYIAGGELFHRIVDDNFEHTEPTCARYMQQILEGMQYVHKQNIVHLDLKPENIVCVNTTGTRLKIIDFGLASKLEEDKPLLVMHGTPEFVAPEVISFEPVGLETDMWSIGVICFILLSGESPFQGNNDAETLALVTTAQFEFDEESFEDISDEAKDFISCLLKKDRRCRLSCTEALAHPWMASFTPMNRRPTKSLNKGKMKRFLARRKWKKTGKAVLALQRMANLSNRPDSPGSSSEEPGWSQEAEEAIQSLDKQLQSEPRFQQALKDAIFPKGATAQLTCLVNGYPQPKVKWLQNEKPVSGSRRVTMEQNEDGLCSLVLADLEPSDSGVYVCRVDNKLGEAMCSAKLKVEM; encoded by the exons ATGGATAAGAATGGCGGGAAGCCAAAGACCTATGTGTCTACTTTCCGTTTGGCCCTCAAGCCTCAAGCCAGACGTTTCTGTGTGGAGAAGCAAAAAGAAGATGGACCGGATGCAACTAAGAGGACGTTCATGGGAAAGAACACACTGGGAGTCTCACCTGCAACAG ACTCCAGATTGACACCCGTCCAGGCGCTTGAAACGCCTCACTTCAAACAACCACTCACTGACTGCACAGTCTGCGTGGGAAGTGATGCGTCTTTTCAAGGTGTTATCACAGGAAGTCGACCTCTGAGCATTTCCTGGCTACACAATG GTAAAAGGGTGCCCTCAAGTAACACTTCCTTCCAAAATGGTGTTGCCAGTCTGACTCTGACCCAGTGTTCACATGGAGATGCTGGGATGTATTCCTGCGTTGCTGAGAATAATGCTGGGAAACAGTCAAGCTGCGCTGTGTTACATATCACAG CATCAAAGGAAATCCTTCAAACAAGCAACCATGAGCTGCACAGTGAGGTCACATTTAAGGCTGCGTCACCCAAAAACACTCAACTTCCTACAGCTTCTAAAGAGAGAAGCCAGCATAGAGAGGAAGGAGACAAAG TCTCCACAGCTAACAGAGAAACTAGCCCACAACCAAAAGTCTCCTCTCGTGAAG GACCTCCTGTGGAGTTTGTAGACCCACCAGAGCAGGTGGAGGTTCGAGTAGGAAAGCAGGCCCGACTACAGTGTAAGTTCAGGAGCAGCTCTGTCCCTGTGGCCTGCTGCTGgatttacaacaaaaacaag GTGGTGGTAGGAGGGCCGAGGATGTCTGTCCGGAGCAGTGCGACACAAAGCAACGTAGAGATCTCTCAGGCCTGTCCAAAAGACACAGGCTCGTACACCGTCATAGTACGAAATGTGAAAGGCTCTGCCCAGCACACCGTCTCCCTCAGCGTCGTAG ACCGGCCCGACCCACCAGCATCCCATCCTGTTGTTTCCAAGCTGTCCACTAAGTCCCTGGTCCTCTCCTGGACGGGTCCCAGCTACGATGGAGGCACAGCCGTGCTGGGCTACAAAGTGGAGGTCAGACGAGAGGGTCAGAACGGGCCGGAGAGCTGGACCGAAGCTACAAGTCGTTGTAAAAACACGACCTACCACGTCCGCTCAGGCCTGGAGCCTCTGGGGGAGTACCGCTTCCGTGTCAGAGCCTACAACTCAGCAGGGGTCAGTGAACCAAGCCAGGAATCTGAGTGTGTCAAGATGGCGACTTCAA gagaagaaaagaaggaagagtCGGAGTCGTACGTCACAGTGACCATTGACACCAAACACAAGGCCAAGGACCACTACAATGTGCATGAGAAGCTGGGAGT TGGGAAGTTTGGCCAGGTGTTCAGGATGTCCCACAAAGACACGGGTCAAGTTGTTGCAGGGAAGTTCTACCGAGCCCGAACCTCCAAGGACAGAACGGCAGCTCGCAAAGAGATGGAACTGATGAACAGTCTTCACCACCCAAAACTGGTCCAATGCCTGGCTGCCTATGAGACGCGCTCCGAGATGGTCATGGTCATGGAGTA TATTGCAGGTGGGGAGCTCTTTCACCGCATCGTGGATGACAACTTTGAGCACACGGAGCCCACCTGCGCCCGCTACATGCAGCAGATCCTGGAGGGCATGCAGTACGTCCACAAGCAGAACATCGTCCACCTGGACCTCAAACCAGAGAACATCGTCTGTGTGAATACAACCGGTACACGGCTCAAGATCATCGACTTTGGCTTGGCTAGTAAACTGG AGGAGGACAAACCTCTGCTGGTGATGCACGGCACACCGGAGTTTGTGGCCCCTGAGGTGATCAGCTTTGAGCCTGTGGGCCTGGAGACTGACATGTGGAGCATCGGAGTCATCTGCTTCATCTT GCTCAGTGGAGAATCCCCCTTCCAGGGGAACAATGATGCTGAGACTTTGGCTCTCGTGACTACCGCCCAATTCGAGTTTGACGAAGAGAGTTTTGAGGACATCTCTGATGAGGCTAAAGACTTTATCAGCTGCCTCCTGAAGAAAGACCGGAG ATGCAGGTTGTCATGCACCGAGGCCCTCGCCCACCCCTGGATGGCCTCTTTTACCCCAATGAACCGCAGACCCACCAAGTCCCTCAATAAGGGGAAGATGAAACGCTTTCTGGCCAGGCGCAAGTGGAAG AAAACTGGCAAGGCTGTTTTGGCCCTCCAGCGGATGGCTAATCTCTCTAACAGGCCAGACTCTCCTGGCAGCTCCTCAGAGG aGCCAGGCTGGAGCCAAGAGGCAGAGGAGGCCATCCAGTCTCTGGATAAGCAGCTTCAGAGCGAGCCTCGCTTCCAGCAGGCCCTGAAGGACGCCATCTTCCCCAAAGGAGCAACTGCTCAGCTAACGTGCCTCGTCAACG GTTACCCGCAGCCGAAGGTCAAGTGGCTTCAAAATGAGAAGCCGGTGTCTGGATCACGCAGAGTGACGATGGAGCAAAATGAAGACGGGCTCTGCTCTCTGGTTCTGGCTGATCTGGAGCCTTCTGACTCAGGGGTTTATGTGTGCAGGGTCGACAACAAGCTGGGGGAAGCAATGTGCTCTGCCAAACTGAAAGTGGAGATGTGA
- the LOC129091284 gene encoding myosin light chain kinase, smooth muscle-like isoform X2, with translation MDKNGGKPKTYVSTFRLALKPQARRFCVEKQKEDGPDATKRTFMGKNTLGVSPATGKRVPSSNTSFQNGVASLTLTQCSHGDAGMYSCVAENNAGKQSSCAVLHITASKEILQTSNHELHSEVTFKAASPKNTQLPTASKERSQHREEGDKVSTANRETSPQPKVSSREGPPVEFVDPPEQVEVRVGKQARLQCKFRSSSVPVACCWIYNKNKVVVGGPRMSVRSSATQSNVEISQACPKDTGSYTVIVRNVKGSAQHTVSLSVVDRPDPPASHPVVSKLSTKSLVLSWTGPSYDGGTAVLGYKVEVRREGQNGPESWTEATSRCKNTTYHVRSGLEPLGEYRFRVRAYNSAGVSEPSQESECVKMATSREEKKEESESYVTVTIDTKHKAKDHYNVHEKLGVGKFGQVFRMSHKDTGQVVAGKFYRARTSKDRTAARKEMELMNSLHHPKLVQCLAAYETRSEMVMVMEYIAGGELFHRIVDDNFEHTEPTCARYMQQILEGMQYVHKQNIVHLDLKPENIVCVNTTGTRLKIIDFGLASKLEEDKPLLVMHGTPEFVAPEVISFEPVGLETDMWSIGVICFILLSGESPFQGNNDAETLALVTTAQFEFDEESFEDISDEAKDFISCLLKKDRRCRLSCTEALAHPWMASFTPMNRRPTKSLNKGKMKRFLARRKWKKTGKAVLALQRMANLSNRPDSPGSSSEEPGWSQEAEEAIQSLDKQLQSEPRFQQALKDAIFPKGATAQLTCLVNGYPQPKVKWLQNEKPVSGSRRVTMEQNEDGLCSLVLADLEPSDSGVYVCRVDNKLGEAMCSAKLKVEM, from the exons ATGGATAAGAATGGCGGGAAGCCAAAGACCTATGTGTCTACTTTCCGTTTGGCCCTCAAGCCTCAAGCCAGACGTTTCTGTGTGGAGAAGCAAAAAGAAGATGGACCGGATGCAACTAAGAGGACGTTCATGGGAAAGAACACACTGGGAGTCTCACCTGCAACAG GTAAAAGGGTGCCCTCAAGTAACACTTCCTTCCAAAATGGTGTTGCCAGTCTGACTCTGACCCAGTGTTCACATGGAGATGCTGGGATGTATTCCTGCGTTGCTGAGAATAATGCTGGGAAACAGTCAAGCTGCGCTGTGTTACATATCACAG CATCAAAGGAAATCCTTCAAACAAGCAACCATGAGCTGCACAGTGAGGTCACATTTAAGGCTGCGTCACCCAAAAACACTCAACTTCCTACAGCTTCTAAAGAGAGAAGCCAGCATAGAGAGGAAGGAGACAAAG TCTCCACAGCTAACAGAGAAACTAGCCCACAACCAAAAGTCTCCTCTCGTGAAG GACCTCCTGTGGAGTTTGTAGACCCACCAGAGCAGGTGGAGGTTCGAGTAGGAAAGCAGGCCCGACTACAGTGTAAGTTCAGGAGCAGCTCTGTCCCTGTGGCCTGCTGCTGgatttacaacaaaaacaag GTGGTGGTAGGAGGGCCGAGGATGTCTGTCCGGAGCAGTGCGACACAAAGCAACGTAGAGATCTCTCAGGCCTGTCCAAAAGACACAGGCTCGTACACCGTCATAGTACGAAATGTGAAAGGCTCTGCCCAGCACACCGTCTCCCTCAGCGTCGTAG ACCGGCCCGACCCACCAGCATCCCATCCTGTTGTTTCCAAGCTGTCCACTAAGTCCCTGGTCCTCTCCTGGACGGGTCCCAGCTACGATGGAGGCACAGCCGTGCTGGGCTACAAAGTGGAGGTCAGACGAGAGGGTCAGAACGGGCCGGAGAGCTGGACCGAAGCTACAAGTCGTTGTAAAAACACGACCTACCACGTCCGCTCAGGCCTGGAGCCTCTGGGGGAGTACCGCTTCCGTGTCAGAGCCTACAACTCAGCAGGGGTCAGTGAACCAAGCCAGGAATCTGAGTGTGTCAAGATGGCGACTTCAA gagaagaaaagaaggaagagtCGGAGTCGTACGTCACAGTGACCATTGACACCAAACACAAGGCCAAGGACCACTACAATGTGCATGAGAAGCTGGGAGT TGGGAAGTTTGGCCAGGTGTTCAGGATGTCCCACAAAGACACGGGTCAAGTTGTTGCAGGGAAGTTCTACCGAGCCCGAACCTCCAAGGACAGAACGGCAGCTCGCAAAGAGATGGAACTGATGAACAGTCTTCACCACCCAAAACTGGTCCAATGCCTGGCTGCCTATGAGACGCGCTCCGAGATGGTCATGGTCATGGAGTA TATTGCAGGTGGGGAGCTCTTTCACCGCATCGTGGATGACAACTTTGAGCACACGGAGCCCACCTGCGCCCGCTACATGCAGCAGATCCTGGAGGGCATGCAGTACGTCCACAAGCAGAACATCGTCCACCTGGACCTCAAACCAGAGAACATCGTCTGTGTGAATACAACCGGTACACGGCTCAAGATCATCGACTTTGGCTTGGCTAGTAAACTGG AGGAGGACAAACCTCTGCTGGTGATGCACGGCACACCGGAGTTTGTGGCCCCTGAGGTGATCAGCTTTGAGCCTGTGGGCCTGGAGACTGACATGTGGAGCATCGGAGTCATCTGCTTCATCTT GCTCAGTGGAGAATCCCCCTTCCAGGGGAACAATGATGCTGAGACTTTGGCTCTCGTGACTACCGCCCAATTCGAGTTTGACGAAGAGAGTTTTGAGGACATCTCTGATGAGGCTAAAGACTTTATCAGCTGCCTCCTGAAGAAAGACCGGAG ATGCAGGTTGTCATGCACCGAGGCCCTCGCCCACCCCTGGATGGCCTCTTTTACCCCAATGAACCGCAGACCCACCAAGTCCCTCAATAAGGGGAAGATGAAACGCTTTCTGGCCAGGCGCAAGTGGAAG AAAACTGGCAAGGCTGTTTTGGCCCTCCAGCGGATGGCTAATCTCTCTAACAGGCCAGACTCTCCTGGCAGCTCCTCAGAGG aGCCAGGCTGGAGCCAAGAGGCAGAGGAGGCCATCCAGTCTCTGGATAAGCAGCTTCAGAGCGAGCCTCGCTTCCAGCAGGCCCTGAAGGACGCCATCTTCCCCAAAGGAGCAACTGCTCAGCTAACGTGCCTCGTCAACG GTTACCCGCAGCCGAAGGTCAAGTGGCTTCAAAATGAGAAGCCGGTGTCTGGATCACGCAGAGTGACGATGGAGCAAAATGAAGACGGGCTCTGCTCTCTGGTTCTGGCTGATCTGGAGCCTTCTGACTCAGGGGTTTATGTGTGCAGGGTCGACAACAAGCTGGGGGAAGCAATGTGCTCTGCCAAACTGAAAGTGGAGATGTGA
- the LOC129091815 gene encoding CD63 antigen-like, with protein MCSFCSIKCCFIFFNMLFLASGVALIIIGVQQHSSFLLMGTFAMNSLSKFAIVLIAVGVTITLVSLLGLLGAFFNNQPMVSCFICILIVIIIVEILTGAVFYVFGNKLFLLKMKIVIDNKTRKVIHDYSPEKRHAIEKVQEKFQCCGADGPTDWSSSEGWENHDAVPDSCCVVKSQGCGQDKDKVRAKGCIKAIQIFLRNNLLSVAAVCITLGIAEVLGVVVGVCLCLNIKRKSYENMS; from the exons ATGTGCTCGTTTTGCAGCATCAAATGTTGCTTCATTTTCTTCAATATGCTTTTCTTG gCATCTGGGGTCGCTCTCATCATTATCGGAGTGCAGCAACACTCGTCTTTCTTGCTCATGGGCACTTTTGCAATGAATAGCTTGTCTAAATTCGCTATAGTCCTCATTGCAGTTGGTGTCACCATAACCCTCGTGTCCCTGTTGGGCCTTTTGGGGGCCTTCTTCAATAATCAGCCTATGGTGTCTTGT TTCATCTGCATCCTGATCGTCATTATCATTGTGGAGATACTCACAGGAGCTGTCTTTTATGTGTTCGGGAACAAG CTGTTCCTCCTGAAGATGAAGATTGTTATTGACAACAAAACACGAAAGGTGATCCATGACTACAGCCCAGAGAAGAGACACGCCATCGAGAAAGTTCAGGAAAAG TTCCAGTGCTGTGGAGCAGACGGCCCCACTGACTGGTCCAGCAGCGAGGGCTGGGAGAACCACGATGCCGTGCCAGACTCTTGCTGCGTGGTGAAGAGTCAGGGTTGTGGACAGGACAAGGACAAAGTGCGCGCAAAG GGTTGTATCAAGGCCATCCAGATCTTTCTGAGAAACAACCTGCTGTCCGTCGCTGCTGTCTGCATCACTCTTGGAATCGCAGAG GTTCTTGGAGTAGTCGTCGGGGTATGCCTCTGTCTGAACATAAAACGGAAAAGCTATGAAAACATGAGCTGA